Proteins found in one Phoenix dactylifera cultivar Barhee BC4 unplaced genomic scaffold, palm_55x_up_171113_PBpolish2nd_filt_p 000388F, whole genome shotgun sequence genomic segment:
- the LOC120105881 gene encoding LOW QUALITY PROTEIN: receptor protein kinase TMK1-like (The sequence of the model RefSeq protein was modified relative to this genomic sequence to represent the inferred CDS: deleted 4 bases in 4 codons): MAILDEFRKGLDNPELLQWPAGSTDPCGEKWKHVFCAGSRVAQIQVANLGLSGSLPQDLNKLQMLSNVGLQRNKFSGKLPTFSGLSNLQYAYLSGNQFDTIPSDFFSGLTELQVMSLDENPLNQSTGWTLPQELENSAQLMNLTLSTCNLVGPLPDFLGRMSSLRVLELSYNNLSGEIPATFSGSSLQILWLNNQDGPGFNGSIDVIASMTALTQVWLHGNGFTGPIPSGIGACTSLTQLSLNGNQLVGIIPENLTALPELQSLKLDNNAFMGPIPKVKYNFTYSQNSFCQSTPGLPCSPEVTALLDFLQGVNYPLKLAKLWSGNDPCSGWLGISCSANKVSVINLPNYQLDGTISPSLGQLDSLTDIKLDGNNLTGTIPQNLTSLKSLKMLNLSSNNLSPPAPKFSNDVTVLVHGNPLFTTSNSSGSPSGNGSPSPPGSSSSSPSGGRSGSNTSSKNSNKVNVLIIAVPVGVGVSIIGLVSLLLFWRQKRKESAFTAPSSIVIHPKDPSDEDNMVKIVVVNNASNSTAGSDLQTGMDGGASNLHVIDGGNLVISVQVLRNATRNFAPENVLGKGGFGVVYRGELHDGTMIAVKRMEAAVLSNKALDEFQAEIAVLTKVRHRNLVSILGYSVEGNERLLVYEYMPQGALSRHLFQWKQLNLEPLSWKKRLNIALDVARGMEYLHSLAHQSFIHRDLKPSNILLSDDYRAKVADFGLVKLAPDGKNSVATRLAGTFGYLAPEYAVTGKITTKADVFSFGVVLMELVTGLAALDEDRPEESRYLASWFYYMKTSKEKLKAVIDSSLDVTDEAFESISVIAELAGHCAAREPHQRPDMGYAVNVLAPLVEKWKPMNDDQEESLGIDLRQPLLQMVKGWQAADGTTNVSSVSLDDSKGSIPARPAGFAESFTSADGR; encoded by the exons ATGGCCATCCTCGACGAATTCCGGAAGGGATTGGACAATCCGGAGCTCCTGCAATGGCCGGCCGGCAGCACCGACCCCTGCGGCGAGAAGTGGAAACATGTCTTCTGTGCGGGCTCCCGGGTAGCCCAGATCCAGGTCGCGAATCTTGGACTGAGTGGTTCTCTCCCCCAGGATTTGAATAAACTCCAGATGCTCAGCAATGTTGGCCTTCAGAGAAACAAATTCAGTGGAAAGTTGCCAACTTTCAGCGGGCTGTCCAACTTGCAGTATGCCTATCTCAGCGGCAATCAGTTCGACACCATTCCCTCCGATTTCTTC TCGGGCCTCACCGAATTGCAGGTCATGTCTTTG GATGAGAACCCCTTGAATCAGAGCACCGGGTGGACGCTGCCTCAGGAGTTGGAGAATTCAGCTCAGCTGATGAATCTCACATTGAGTACTTGTAATCTTGTCGGCCCGCTGCCGGACTTCTTGGGGAGGATGTCTTCCCTGAGAGTTTTGGAGCTGTCCTACAACAATCTCTCGGGCGAGATCCCGGCGACTTTCTCCGGGTCGAGCCTGCAAATTCTGTGGCTGAACAACCAGGATGGGCCGGGGTTCAATGGCTCCATCGATGTCATCGCCTCCATGACGGCCCTTACCCAGGTCTGGCTTCATGGAAATGGCTTTACTGGTCCGATCCCGAGCGGGATTGGGGCCTGCACTTCTTTGACGCAGCTGTCGCTCAATGGAAACCAGCTCGTCGGCATCATTCCGGAGAATTTGACCGCTCTGCCGGAGCTCCAGTCGCTGAAATTGGATAACAATGCTTTCATGGGCCCTATTCCAAAAGTGAAATACAACTTCACTTACTCTCAGAATTCCTTTTGCCAGTCCACTCCCGGGCTTCCCTGCTCGCCCGAAGTCACCGCACTTCTGGACTTCCTCCAAGGTGTGAATTACCCGCTGAAGCTCGCTAAATTATGGTCTGGTAATGATCCTTGCTCTGGCTGGTTAGGGATATCCTGCTCTGCTAATAAGGTGTCGGTCATAAATCTGCCTAACTATCAATTGGATGGCACCATCAGCCCTTCCCTTGGTCAATTAGATTCTCTCACCGACATCAAACTTGATGGAAACAATCTTACTGGCACGATTCCTCAAAATTTAACAAGCTTGAAATCCCTAAAAATGTTGAATCTTTCTTCAAACAATCTCTCTCCTCCTGCTCCCAAGTTCAGTAATGATGTGACAGTACTTGTTCATGGAAATCCATTATTCACAACTTCTAATTCTTCAGGATCTCCATCTGGCAACGGCTCCCCATCACCTCCCGGAAGTTCATCTTCCTCTCCTAGTGGTGGGAGATCTGGATCAAATACTAGCTCAAAAAATTCTAATAAGGTGAATGTTCTGATAATTGCTGTTCCAGTTGGAGTTGGTGTTTCGATCATAGGACTAGTCTCTCTACTCTTGTTCTGGCGCCAGAAGAGGAAAGAGAGCGCTTTTACAGCACCAAGTTCAATTGTTATCCACCCTAAAGACCCATCTGATGAGGACAACATGGTCAAAATTGTGGTTGTAAATAATGCCAGCAACAGCACAGCTGGTAGTGATCTTCAGACTGGAATGGATGGTGGTGCAAGCAACCTTCATGTGATCGATGGAGGGAACTTGGTAATATCAGTGCAAGTTCTTCGTAATGCAACACGAAATTTTGCCCCAGAAAATGTCCTTGGAAAGGGTGGATTTGGGGTAGTTTATAGAGGAGAACTGCATGATGGAACGATGATAGCAGTTAAGAGAATGGAGGCTGCTGTTTTGAGTAATAAGGCTTTAGATGAATTCCAGGCAGAAATTGCGGTTCTTACAAAGGTCCGACACCGTAATTTAGTATCCATATTGGGTTATTCTGTGGAAGGCAATGAGAGGCTTCTAGTTTATGAGTACATGCCACAAGGAGCTTTGAGCAGGCATCTTTTTCAGTGGAAGCAGCTCAATTTGGAGCCATTGTCTTGGAAAAAGAGGCTTAATATTGCACTGGATGTTGCACGTGGGATGGAGTATCTTCATAGCTTGGCTCATCAGTCCTTCATCCACAGAGACCTTAAGCCATCAAATATACTTCTTAGTGATGACTACAGG GCAAAAGTTGCAGATTTTGGGCTTGTTAAGCTCGCACCCGATGGAAAAAATTCTGTAGCGACTAGGCTTGCAGGAACG TTTGGATATCTGGCTCCTGAATATGCTG TGACTGGAAAAATCACAACAAAGGCTGATGTCTTCAGTTTTGGAGTAGTGCTAATGGAGCTAGTGACTGGTTTGGCGGCACTTGATGAGGACCGGCCTGAGGAAAGCCGTTATCTAGCTTCTTGGTTTTATTACATGAAAACCAGTAAGGAGAAGCTCAAGGCTGTCATTGACTCATCGCTTGATGTCACGGATGAGGCCTTTGAAAGTATATCGGTCATTGCAGAGCTTGCAGGCCATTGTGCTGCACGAGAACCTCACCAACGGCCTGACATGGGCTATGCAGTAAATGTGCTTGCTCCACTGGTTGAGAAATGGAAGCCTATGAATGATGATCAAGAAGAAAGTTTGGGCATTGACTTGCGCCAACCCCTCCTTCAAATGGTAAAAGGATGGCAAGCGGCTGATGGCACCACAAATGTCAGTTCAGTAAGCCTTGATGACAGTAAGGGAAGCATTCCAGCCAGGCCTGCTGGATTTGCGGAGTCCTTCACTTCTGCAGATGGCCGGTGA